Proteins from one Setaria italica strain Yugu1 chromosome V, Setaria_italica_v2.0, whole genome shotgun sequence genomic window:
- the LOC101765977 gene encoding TSL-kinase interacting protein 1 has translation MKAHKHRCNAPETGANTKSTCNKLPSLKAGAHINKSSGNIAAKRRKGAGFSPESYTESKIALTTGGLMESPSSDSKKFSARPPNHSGKIKLQLFPIDENIQKIMQQEKHNPYLELILAPRKKISSVVQHLNTKWGNSQCAKGELMLFPNGTRVDIIASSAKWTLKDSCTAADVHVAVGSPSTFRLRYGWFGPNLKQQSSGPSLASVQSADKTIGVKAPDLVFTEEKHMTGLSEFPSNFVTPSIVDNTNAVQQVDNQSKVAPLSWLDSISNISFGALLSEATPSQDSKQLPSQNNPSIQIPATCDSFDAAIASLIACQQASSQPRVSNPSLWEAEDTCHAFAFQNQASRRASSSIPGNGGAAMTSSVLGAIPETGTDDDQQCSTNGKEREASTEPSVLGSDLNAKPETSVHESTGDPEHGSSFSGFLIGTDSLGLSGLLANSLDAFQNFSVS, from the exons ATGAAAGCTCATAAGCATCGATGTAATGCTCCTGAAACAGGAGCAAATACCAAATCTACTTGCAATAAGTTGCCAAGCCTGAAAGCTGGTGCACATATCAACAAATCATCAG GCAATATTGCTGCTAAACGCAGAAAGGGTGCAGGTTTCTCACCTGAATCATATACTGAAAGCAAGATAGCATTAACAACTGGCGGTCTTATGGAATCACCATCCAGTGATTCTAAGAAGTTTTCTGCTCGGCCACCTAATCACTCTGGAAAGATCAAGCTCCAACTTTTCCCGATAGATGAGAACATTCAAAAGATCATGCAGCAA GAAAAACACAACCCTTATCTGGAATTGATTTTGGCTCCTCGAAAGAAGATATCCTCAGTTGTACAGCATCTGAACACAAAGTGGGGTAATTCTCAGTGTGCAAAAGGCGAGCTCATGCTCTTCCCTAATGGTACTAGAGTGGATATCATAGCTAGCAGTGCAAAATGGACGCTTAAGGATTCTTGCACAGCTGCTGATGTGCATGTTGCAGTTGGCAGCCCTTCAACATTTCGCTTAAG GTATGGTTGGTTTGGGCCCAATCTGAAGCAACAAAGCAGTGGACCATCTTTGGCATCAGTGCAGTCTGCAGACAAGACTATTGGTGTCAAGGCTCCGGATCTTGTTTTCACTGAAGAGAAACATATGACTGGTTTGAGTGAATTTCCTAGTAACTTTGTGACTCCATCCATTGTGGATAACACAAATGCAGTGCAACAGGTG GATAATCAAAGCAAAGTGGCACCACTTTCATGGCTTGACTCCATATCCAATATAAGCTTTGGTGCGCTGTTATCTGAAGCTACACCTTCTCAAGACAGCAAGCAATTGCCTTCACAAAATAACCCAAGTATTCAGATCCCTGCTACATGTGATTCATTTGACGCTGCTATTGCTTCTCTGATTGCCTGCCAGCAAGCTAGTAGCCAGCCAAGGGTGTCAAATCCATCCCTTTGGGAAGCTGAAGACACTTGCCACGCATTTGCCTTCCAGAATCAAGCTTCGAGAAGGGCATCAAGTTCAATTCCTGGCAACGGTGGTGCTGCTATGacctcttctgtcttgggtgcAATTCCAGAAACTGGCACAGATGATGATCAG CAATGCTCTACTAATGGTAAAGAAAGGGAAGCAAGCACTGAGCCATCAGTACTGGGCAGTGATCTTAATGCAAAGCCAGAGACCTCAGTG CATGAGTCCACTGGTGACCCAGAACATGGATCATCTTTCTCTGGATTCTTGATTGGAACTGACAGTTTAGGGCTCAGCGGCTTACTCGCAAACAGCCTGGATGCATTCCAGAACTTCTCTGTTTCCTAA
- the LOC101767070 gene encoding uncharacterized protein LOC101767070 isoform X1, whose protein sequence is MAANAAKKRRPEEEVEEEMHLAFRGAANALSQVYTHAVAHQKASFLAGERRAMENVYRWLSSQHEEASEVPVAAVLTYLQNEIEHRTEETLASPQHPGPQPACNFPAANDHCNPFSFGNIAAALDSRMDETDQTRNAGISNALPCPLQQNFHSNHLSQSSGYCPMNSLPNGNGPQNNHLSENQDFVHYNSIDAAVDMHYDGQWR, encoded by the exons ATGGCGGCGAACgcggcgaagaagaggaggccggaggaagaggtggaggaggagatgcACCTGGCGTTCCGGGGCGCCGCGAACGCGCTGTCCCAGGTGTACACGCATGCCGTGGCGCACCAGAAGGCGTCCTTCCTCGCGGGCGAGCGCCGGGCCATG GAAAATGTCTATCGATGGTTGTCCAGTCAGCATGAAGAAGCTTCAGAGGTGCCTGTTGCTGCTGTACTTACATACTTGCAG AATGAGATTGAGCACCGCACAGAGGAAACCCTTGCATCTCCACAACATCCAGGCCCACAGCCAGCATGTAACTTTCCTGCTGCAAATGATCACTGCAATCCCTTCTCATTTGGAAACATAGCTGCTGCACTTGACTCTCGGATGGATGAAACTGACCAGACAAGAAATGCTGGCATCTCAAATGCTCTTCCCTGCCCTTTACAGCAAAATTTCCACTCGAATCATTTGAGTCAGTCTTCAGGGTATTGTCCCATGAACTCATTGCCCAATGGAAATGGGCCACAGAACAACCATTTATCCGAAAATCAGGACTTCGTGCATTACAATTCGATTGATGCCGCCGTGGATATGCATTATGATGGTCAATGGAGGTGA
- the LOC101767070 gene encoding uncharacterized protein LOC101767070 isoform X2 produces MAANAAKKRRPEEEVEEEMHLAFRGAANALSQVYTHAVAHQKASFLAGERRAMENVYRWLSSQHEEASENEIEHRTEETLASPQHPGPQPACNFPAANDHCNPFSFGNIAAALDSRMDETDQTRNAGISNALPCPLQQNFHSNHLSQSSGYCPMNSLPNGNGPQNNHLSENQDFVHYNSIDAAVDMHYDGQWR; encoded by the exons ATGGCGGCGAACgcggcgaagaagaggaggccggaggaagaggtggaggaggagatgcACCTGGCGTTCCGGGGCGCCGCGAACGCGCTGTCCCAGGTGTACACGCATGCCGTGGCGCACCAGAAGGCGTCCTTCCTCGCGGGCGAGCGCCGGGCCATG GAAAATGTCTATCGATGGTTGTCCAGTCAGCATGAAGAAGCTTCAGAG AATGAGATTGAGCACCGCACAGAGGAAACCCTTGCATCTCCACAACATCCAGGCCCACAGCCAGCATGTAACTTTCCTGCTGCAAATGATCACTGCAATCCCTTCTCATTTGGAAACATAGCTGCTGCACTTGACTCTCGGATGGATGAAACTGACCAGACAAGAAATGCTGGCATCTCAAATGCTCTTCCCTGCCCTTTACAGCAAAATTTCCACTCGAATCATTTGAGTCAGTCTTCAGGGTATTGTCCCATGAACTCATTGCCCAATGGAAATGGGCCACAGAACAACCATTTATCCGAAAATCAGGACTTCGTGCATTACAATTCGATTGATGCCGCCGTGGATATGCATTATGATGGTCAATGGAGGTGA
- the LOC101766656 gene encoding protein GIGANTEA isoform X1, with protein sequence MSASNEKWIDGLQFTSLFCPPPQDVAQKQAQILAYVEYFGQFTADSEQFPEDVAQLIQSCYPSKEKRLVDEVLATFVLHHPEHGHAVVHPILSRIIDGTLCYDRHGAPFSSFISLFSHTSEKEYSEQWALACGEILRVLTHYNRPIFKVERQHSEAECSSTSDQATSSDSTDKKSDDSPGTEPDRKPLRPLTPWITDILLAAPLGIRSDYFRWCGGVMGKYAAGGELKPPTTACSRGSGKHPQLMPSTPRWAVANGAGVILSVCDEEVARYETANLTAAAVPALLLPPPTPALDEHLVAGLPPLEPFARLFHRYYAIATPSATQRLLFGLLEAPPSWAPDALDAAVQLVELLRAAEDYATGMRLPKNWMHLHFLRAIGTAMSMRAGIAADTAAALLFRILSQPTLLFPPLGHAEGVEVHHEPLGGYVSSYKRQLEVPASEATIDATAQGIASLLCAHGPDVEWRICTIWEAAYGLLPLSSSAVDLPEIVVAAPLQPPTLSWSLYLPLLKVFEYLPRGSPSEACLMRIFVATVEAILRRTFPSETLEQSRKPRSQSKNLAVAELRTMIHSLFVESCASMDLASRLLFVVLTVCVSHQALPGGSKRPTGSDNHSSEEVTEDSRLTNGRNRCKKRQGPVATFDSYVLAAVCALSCELQLFPFISKNGSHSNLKDSMKIIVPGKTNGINKELHNSISSAILHTRRILGILEALFSLKPSSVGTSWSYSSNEIVAAAMVAAHVSELFRRSRPCLNALSSLMRCKWDTGISTRASSLYHLIDLHGKTVSSIVNKAEPLEAHLTLTPVKKDNQQDSEENSTSSSDSGKLENKNGSTSHKKNGFSRPLLKCAEEVRNGNVASTSGKAIASLQVEASDLANFLTMDRNGGYRGSQTLLRSVLSEKQELCFSVVSLLWQKLIASPEMQMSAESTSAHQGWRKVVDALCDVVSASPTKASAAIVLQADKDLQPWIARDDEQGQKMWRVNQRIVKLIAELMRNHDSPEALVILASASDLLLRATDGMLVDGEACTLPQLELLEVTARAVHLIIEWGDSGLSVADGLSNLLKCRLSPTIRCLSHPSAHVRALSMSVLRDILNNGHITPSKIIQGEQQRNGIQNSSYRCLAASINWQADVERCIEWEAHSRRATGLTLAFLSAAAKELGCPLPC encoded by the exons ATGTCAGCTTCAAATGAGAAGTGGATCGATGGGCTCCAGTTCACATCACTGTTCTGCCCTCCACCCCAGGATGTGGCACAGAAGCAG GCACAAATTTTGGCCTACGTTGAGTACTTTGGCCAGTTTACAGCTGACAGCGAGCAATTCCCTGAAGATGTAGCACAG CTCATTCAAAGTTGCTACCCGTCAAAAGAAAAACGCTTGGTAGATGAAGTattgg CAACTTTTGTTCTTCATCATCCCGAGCATGGTCATGCCGTTGTACATCCAATTCTTTCACGTATCATAGATGGGACTCTGTGCTATGATAGACATGGTGCCCCATTCAGCTCCTTCATCTCTTTGTTTAGTCATACTTCTGAG AAAGAGTACTCAGAGCAGTGGGCCTTGGCATGTGGAGAAATTCTTAGAGTCTTAACCCACTACAATAGGCCAATATTCAAAGTTGAGCgccaacatagtgaagctgaatGTAGCAGCACATCCGATCAGGCAACATCCAGTGATTCCACAGATAAAAAATCTGATGATTCTCCAGGAACTGAACCTGACCGGAAGCCATTGAGGCCACTAACTCCATGGATCACTGACATATTACTAGCTGCACCTTTAGGCATTAGAAGCGACTACTTTAGATG GTGCGGTGGTGTAATGGGAAAATATGCTGCCGGTGGAGAATTGAAGCCTCCAACTACTG CTTGCAGCCGAGGATCTGGGAAGCACCCACAACTTATGCCATCCACCCCCAGATGGGCTGTTGCCAATGGAGCTGGAGTTATATTAAGTGTCTGTGATGAGGAGGTAGCTCGTTATGAGACAGCAAATTTAACAGCAGCAGCTGTTCCTGCACTTCTGCTACCTCCACCAACGCCGGCGTTGGATGAGCATTTGGTGGCTGGCCTTCCCCCTCTGGAACCATTTGCTCGCTTGTTCCATAG ATACTATGCAATTGCTACTCCAAGTGCTACGCAGAGGCTGCTTTTTGGTCTTCTCGAAGCACCTCCATCATGGGCTCCTGATGCACTGGATGCAGCAGTGCAACTAGTTGAACTACTTAGAGCAGCAGAAGATTATGCTACTGGCATGCGG CTTCCAAAGAATTGGATGCATCTGCATTTCTTGCGAGCAATTGGAACTGCAATGTCAATGAGAGCCGGTATTGCTGCTGATACCGCTGCTGCTTTGCTTTTCCGCATACTTTCCCAACCAACACTACTTTTTCCACCACTGGGACATGCCGAAGGAGTTGAAGTACATCATGAACCATTGGGTGGCTATGTATCATCTTATAAGAGGCAG TTGGAAGTTCCTGCATCCGAAGCCACTATCGATGCCACTGCACAAGGAATTGCTTCCTTGTTGTGTGCTCATGGCCCTGATGTTGAGTGGAGAATATGTACCATCTGGGAAGCTGCCTATGGTTTGCTACCTCTAAGTTCATCAGCAGTTGATTTACCTGAAATTGTCGTAGCTGCCCCGCTTCAACCACCTACACTGTCATGGAGCCTGTACTTGCCATTATTAAAAGTATTCGAGTATCTACCTCGTGGAAGTCCATCTGAAGCATGCCTGATGAGGATATTTGTGGCAACAGTTGAAGCTATACTCAGGAGAACTTTTCCTTCCGAAACCTTGGAACAATCTAGAAAACCAAGAAGTCAATCCAAGAACCTTGCTGTCGCCGAACTCCGCACAATGATACATTCACTCTTTGTTGAATCCTGCGCCTCAATGGATCTTGCCTCCCGATTACTATTTGTGGTGTTAACTGTTTGTGTCAGTCATCAAGCTTTGCCGGGGGGCAGCAAAAGACCGACTGGTAGTGATAACCATTCTTCTGAGGAAGTCACCGAGGACTCAAGATTAACAAATGGAAGAAACAGATGTAAGAAGAGACAAGGGCCTGTTGCTACATTTGATTCATATGTTTTAGCTGCAGTTTGTGCCTTGTCTTGTGAGCTTCAGTTGTTCCCTTTCATTTCTAAGAATGGTTCACATTCAAATTTAAAGGATTCCATGAAGATTATTGTACCTGGAAAAACTAATGGGATCAATAAAGAGCTACACAATAGCATCAGCTCAGCAATTCTTCATACTCGCAGAATACTTGGCATCTTGGAAGCTCTTTTCTCCCTGAAGCCATCATCAGTTGGTACCTCATGGAGCTATAGCTCAAATGAAATAGTTGCAGCAGCTATGGTTGCTGCTCATGTTTCTGAGTTATTTCGTAGATCCAGGCCATGCCTAAATGCACTCTCTTCACTGATGCGATGCAAGTGGGATACTGGGATTTCTACCAGGGCATCATCCCTTTACCATTTGATTGACTTGCATGGTAAAACAGTGTCCTCCATTGTGAACAAAGCTGAGCCTCTTGAAGCTCACCTGACCCTTACACCAGTAAAGAAGGATAATCAACAAGACTCAGAGGAAAACAGTACCAGTTCATCGGATAGTGGCAAGTTGGAAAACAAGAATGGTTCAACCTCACATAAGAAAAATGGTTTCTCAAGGCCACTCTTGAAATGTGCAGAGGAGGTTCGAAATGGCAATGTTGCAAGTACATCTGGGAAAGCCATTGCAAGCTTACAGGTGGAAGCATCTGATTTAGCGAACTTCCTTACCATGGATCGGAATGGGGGTTACCGAGGTTCTCAAACTCTCCTAAGATCTGTATTGTCAGAGAAACAAGAACTGTGCTTCTCTGTTGTCTCATTGCTCTGGCAGAAGCTCATAGCTTCTCCTGAAATGCAGATGTCTGCAGAAAGTACATCAGCTCACCAAGGATGGAGAAAG GTTGTAGATGCGCTTTGTGATGTCGTTTCAGCCTCACCAACCAAAGCTTCAGCTGCTATTGTTCTACAG GCTGACAAAGACTTACAACCTTGGATTGCTAGAGATGACGAGCAAGGTCAGAAGATGTGGAGAGTCAACCAGCGAATAGTGAAGCTTATAGCTGAGCTTATGAGGAACCATGATAGCCCAGAAGCATTGGTGATTCTTGCTAGTGCTTCAGACCTTCTACTTCGTGCTACTGATGGAATGCTTGTCGACGGTGAAGCTTGTACTTTACCACAACTTGAG CTTCTGGAAGTAACCGCTCGAGCAGTCCATCTCATTATTGAATGGGGAGATTCAGGTTTATCAGTTGCTGATGGCCTCTCTAATCTGCTGAAG TGCCGTCTATCACCCACGATCCGCTGCCTTTCTCACCCAAGTGCACATGTGCGCGCACTCAGCATGTCTGTCCTTCGCGACATCTTGAACAACGGACACATAACCCCCAGCAAGATCATCCAAGGAGAACAACAACGGAACGGTATTCAGAACTCGTCCTACCGGTGCCTAGCAGCATCCATCAACTGGCAGGCGGACGTGGAGAGGTGCATAGAGTGGGAAGCTCACAGCCGCCGCGCCACTGGGCTGACGCTTGCCTTCCTCAGTGCAGCGGCTAAGGAGCTCGGCTGCCCCCTCCCTTGCTGA
- the LOC101766656 gene encoding protein GIGANTEA isoform X2 yields the protein MSASNEKWIDGLQFTSLFCPPPQDVAQKQAQILAYVEYFGQFTADSEQFPEDVAQLIQSCYPSKEKRLVDEVLATFVLHHPEHGHAVVHPILSRIIDGTLCYDRHGAPFSSFISLFSHTSEKEYSEQWALACGEILRVLTHYNRPIFKVERQHSEAECSSTSDQATSSDSTDKKSDDSPGTEPDRKPLRPLTPWITDILLAAPLGIRSDYFRWCGGVMGKYAAGGELKPPTTACSRGSGKHPQLMPSTPRWAVANGAGVILSVCDEEVARYETANLTAAAVPALLLPPPTPALDEHLVAGLPPLEPFARLFHRYYAIATPSATQRLLFGLLEAPPSWAPDALDAAVQLVELLRAAEDYATGMRLPKNWMHLHFLRAIGTAMSMRAGIAADTAAALLFRILSQPTLLFPPLGHAEGVEVHHEPLGGYVSSYKRQLEVPASEATIDATAQGIASLLCAHGPDVEWRICTIWEAAYGLLPLSSSAVDLPEIVVAAPLQPPTLSWSLYLPLLKVFEYLPRGSPSEACLMRIFVATVEAILRRTFPSETLEQSRKPRSQSKNLAVAELRTMIHSLFVESCASMDLASRLLFVVLTVCVSHQALPGGSKRPTGSDNHSSEEVTEDSRLTNGRNRCKKRQGPVATFDSYVLAAVCALSCELQLFPFISKNGSHSNLKDSMKIIVPGKTNGINKELHNSISSAILHTRRILGILEALFSLKPSSVGTSWSYSSNEIVAAAMVAAHVSELFRRSRPCLNALSSLMRCKWDTGISTRASSLYHLIDLHGKTVSSIVNKAEPLEAHLTLTPVKKDNQQDSEENSTSSSDSGKLENKNGSTSHKKNGFSRPLLKCAEEVRNGNVASTSGKAIASLQVEASDLANFLTMDRNGGYRGSQTLLRSVLSEKQELCFSVVSLLWQKLIASPEMQMSAESTSAHQGWRKVVDALCDVVSASPTKASAAIVLQADKDLQPWIARDDEQGQKMWRVNQRIVKLIAELMRNHDSPEALVILASASDLLLRATDGMLVDGEACTLPQLEVTSLSVIRFLHWRIQLLPLSQNDLQFETEGVTKSPVLFCCH from the exons ATGTCAGCTTCAAATGAGAAGTGGATCGATGGGCTCCAGTTCACATCACTGTTCTGCCCTCCACCCCAGGATGTGGCACAGAAGCAG GCACAAATTTTGGCCTACGTTGAGTACTTTGGCCAGTTTACAGCTGACAGCGAGCAATTCCCTGAAGATGTAGCACAG CTCATTCAAAGTTGCTACCCGTCAAAAGAAAAACGCTTGGTAGATGAAGTattgg CAACTTTTGTTCTTCATCATCCCGAGCATGGTCATGCCGTTGTACATCCAATTCTTTCACGTATCATAGATGGGACTCTGTGCTATGATAGACATGGTGCCCCATTCAGCTCCTTCATCTCTTTGTTTAGTCATACTTCTGAG AAAGAGTACTCAGAGCAGTGGGCCTTGGCATGTGGAGAAATTCTTAGAGTCTTAACCCACTACAATAGGCCAATATTCAAAGTTGAGCgccaacatagtgaagctgaatGTAGCAGCACATCCGATCAGGCAACATCCAGTGATTCCACAGATAAAAAATCTGATGATTCTCCAGGAACTGAACCTGACCGGAAGCCATTGAGGCCACTAACTCCATGGATCACTGACATATTACTAGCTGCACCTTTAGGCATTAGAAGCGACTACTTTAGATG GTGCGGTGGTGTAATGGGAAAATATGCTGCCGGTGGAGAATTGAAGCCTCCAACTACTG CTTGCAGCCGAGGATCTGGGAAGCACCCACAACTTATGCCATCCACCCCCAGATGGGCTGTTGCCAATGGAGCTGGAGTTATATTAAGTGTCTGTGATGAGGAGGTAGCTCGTTATGAGACAGCAAATTTAACAGCAGCAGCTGTTCCTGCACTTCTGCTACCTCCACCAACGCCGGCGTTGGATGAGCATTTGGTGGCTGGCCTTCCCCCTCTGGAACCATTTGCTCGCTTGTTCCATAG ATACTATGCAATTGCTACTCCAAGTGCTACGCAGAGGCTGCTTTTTGGTCTTCTCGAAGCACCTCCATCATGGGCTCCTGATGCACTGGATGCAGCAGTGCAACTAGTTGAACTACTTAGAGCAGCAGAAGATTATGCTACTGGCATGCGG CTTCCAAAGAATTGGATGCATCTGCATTTCTTGCGAGCAATTGGAACTGCAATGTCAATGAGAGCCGGTATTGCTGCTGATACCGCTGCTGCTTTGCTTTTCCGCATACTTTCCCAACCAACACTACTTTTTCCACCACTGGGACATGCCGAAGGAGTTGAAGTACATCATGAACCATTGGGTGGCTATGTATCATCTTATAAGAGGCAG TTGGAAGTTCCTGCATCCGAAGCCACTATCGATGCCACTGCACAAGGAATTGCTTCCTTGTTGTGTGCTCATGGCCCTGATGTTGAGTGGAGAATATGTACCATCTGGGAAGCTGCCTATGGTTTGCTACCTCTAAGTTCATCAGCAGTTGATTTACCTGAAATTGTCGTAGCTGCCCCGCTTCAACCACCTACACTGTCATGGAGCCTGTACTTGCCATTATTAAAAGTATTCGAGTATCTACCTCGTGGAAGTCCATCTGAAGCATGCCTGATGAGGATATTTGTGGCAACAGTTGAAGCTATACTCAGGAGAACTTTTCCTTCCGAAACCTTGGAACAATCTAGAAAACCAAGAAGTCAATCCAAGAACCTTGCTGTCGCCGAACTCCGCACAATGATACATTCACTCTTTGTTGAATCCTGCGCCTCAATGGATCTTGCCTCCCGATTACTATTTGTGGTGTTAACTGTTTGTGTCAGTCATCAAGCTTTGCCGGGGGGCAGCAAAAGACCGACTGGTAGTGATAACCATTCTTCTGAGGAAGTCACCGAGGACTCAAGATTAACAAATGGAAGAAACAGATGTAAGAAGAGACAAGGGCCTGTTGCTACATTTGATTCATATGTTTTAGCTGCAGTTTGTGCCTTGTCTTGTGAGCTTCAGTTGTTCCCTTTCATTTCTAAGAATGGTTCACATTCAAATTTAAAGGATTCCATGAAGATTATTGTACCTGGAAAAACTAATGGGATCAATAAAGAGCTACACAATAGCATCAGCTCAGCAATTCTTCATACTCGCAGAATACTTGGCATCTTGGAAGCTCTTTTCTCCCTGAAGCCATCATCAGTTGGTACCTCATGGAGCTATAGCTCAAATGAAATAGTTGCAGCAGCTATGGTTGCTGCTCATGTTTCTGAGTTATTTCGTAGATCCAGGCCATGCCTAAATGCACTCTCTTCACTGATGCGATGCAAGTGGGATACTGGGATTTCTACCAGGGCATCATCCCTTTACCATTTGATTGACTTGCATGGTAAAACAGTGTCCTCCATTGTGAACAAAGCTGAGCCTCTTGAAGCTCACCTGACCCTTACACCAGTAAAGAAGGATAATCAACAAGACTCAGAGGAAAACAGTACCAGTTCATCGGATAGTGGCAAGTTGGAAAACAAGAATGGTTCAACCTCACATAAGAAAAATGGTTTCTCAAGGCCACTCTTGAAATGTGCAGAGGAGGTTCGAAATGGCAATGTTGCAAGTACATCTGGGAAAGCCATTGCAAGCTTACAGGTGGAAGCATCTGATTTAGCGAACTTCCTTACCATGGATCGGAATGGGGGTTACCGAGGTTCTCAAACTCTCCTAAGATCTGTATTGTCAGAGAAACAAGAACTGTGCTTCTCTGTTGTCTCATTGCTCTGGCAGAAGCTCATAGCTTCTCCTGAAATGCAGATGTCTGCAGAAAGTACATCAGCTCACCAAGGATGGAGAAAG GTTGTAGATGCGCTTTGTGATGTCGTTTCAGCCTCACCAACCAAAGCTTCAGCTGCTATTGTTCTACAG GCTGACAAAGACTTACAACCTTGGATTGCTAGAGATGACGAGCAAGGTCAGAAGATGTGGAGAGTCAACCAGCGAATAGTGAAGCTTATAGCTGAGCTTATGAGGAACCATGATAGCCCAGAAGCATTGGTGATTCTTGCTAGTGCTTCAGACCTTCTACTTCGTGCTACTGATGGAATGCTTGTCGACGGTGAAGCTTGTACTTTACCACAACTTGAGGTGACATCTCTTTCAGTCATCAGATTTCTTCACTGGAGAATAcaattactccctctgtcccaa aatgacctacaatttgaaacggagggagtaacaaaaTCACCTGTTCTATTCTGCTGTCATTAG